Proteins encoded together in one Musa acuminata AAA Group cultivar baxijiao chromosome BXJ3-6, Cavendish_Baxijiao_AAA, whole genome shotgun sequence window:
- the LOC135640950 gene encoding uncharacterized protein LOC135640950 isoform X6 → MESPPEDDFCSICHDNFTLPCQANCSHWFCGSSSPLASSRLCFDIVQINAPPCKVIWHCILRVWHHGSALQPCKCPICRRFITLLIPADAAVQERQDTGASQVLENIEKYNRKFGGGPSSIIQRLRDLPFFMRRLLRELIDTQRSLLPLVLRARIFFAMAVSAIYVLSPVDILPEGVFGFVGLLDDLIVLLVVILHLATIYRSVLVYRHGGY, encoded by the exons ATGGAATCTCCGCCGGAAGACGATTTCTGCTCCATCTGCCATGATAACTTCACCCTCCCATGCCAAGCCAATTGCTCCCATTGGTTCTGCG GTTCTTCTTCACCATTAGCATCATCAAGACTATGCTTTGATATAGTTCAGATTAATGCTCCACCTTGCAAGGTCATTT GGCATTGTATTCTGCGCGTGTGGCATCATGGATCTGCCCTTCAGCCATGCAAGTGTCCTATTTGCCGTCGTTTCATAACTTTGCTAATACCTGCTGATGCTGCTGTACAAGAGCGCCAGGACACAGGAGCTAGTCAAGTCCTTGAAAACATTGAGAAATACAACCGTAAGTTTGGTGGAGGCCCATCCAGTATTATACAG AGGTTAAGGGATCTTCCATTCTTCATGCGAAGGCTGTTAAGAGAACTGATAGATACGCAAAGGTCACTACTGCCCCTTGTCCTCAGGGCGCGAATATTTTTTGCT ATGGCAGTAAGCGCAATATATGTGCTGAGTCCAGTGGACATTCTCCCAGAAG GAGTATTTGGATTTGTTGGTCTTCTGGATGATCTCATTGTCTTGCTGGTTGTTATCCTCCATCTTGCTACAATATATCGATCGGTACTTGTTTATCGCCATGGAGGTTATTGA
- the LOC135640950 gene encoding uncharacterized protein LOC135640950 isoform X7 codes for MESPPEDDFCSICHDNFTLPCQANCSHWFCGHCILRVWHHGSALQPCKCPICRRFITLLIPADAAVQERQDTGASQVLENIEKYNRKFGGGPSSIIQRLRDLPFFMRRLLRELIDTQRSLLPLVLRARIFFAMAVSAIYVLSPVDILPEGVFGFVGLLDDLIVLLVVILHLATIYRSVLVYRHGGY; via the exons ATGGAATCTCCGCCGGAAGACGATTTCTGCTCCATCTGCCATGATAACTTCACCCTCCCATGCCAAGCCAATTGCTCCCATTGGTTCTGCG GGCATTGTATTCTGCGCGTGTGGCATCATGGATCTGCCCTTCAGCCATGCAAGTGTCCTATTTGCCGTCGTTTCATAACTTTGCTAATACCTGCTGATGCTGCTGTACAAGAGCGCCAGGACACAGGAGCTAGTCAAGTCCTTGAAAACATTGAGAAATACAACCGTAAGTTTGGTGGAGGCCCATCCAGTATTATACAG AGGTTAAGGGATCTTCCATTCTTCATGCGAAGGCTGTTAAGAGAACTGATAGATACGCAAAGGTCACTACTGCCCCTTGTCCTCAGGGCGCGAATATTTTTTGCT ATGGCAGTAAGCGCAATATATGTGCTGAGTCCAGTGGACATTCTCCCAGAAG GAGTATTTGGATTTGTTGGTCTTCTGGATGATCTCATTGTCTTGCTGGTTGTTATCCTCCATCTTGCTACAATATATCGATCGGTACTTGTTTATCGCCATGGAGGTTATTGA
- the LOC103988163 gene encoding zinc finger protein STOP1 homolog, whose translation MVPERRRPPEASSKSSCSMMSESPRNRKPDLPFAPFDSTNLWCGDRHGRSFLEFSPPLVTQSSGLFGPDRETKSKKQHEPSPVDDPVMDWNPRLMLSNLSFLEQKIHQVQDIVRSIISHEDQFLDQANELAAQQQLVTADLTYIIIQLISTAGTLLPDIKNALLSTNPAVGRPGSNQKQHEILPVEVAKASQYDSLIKDLNSCGGKEDELIKCSNNSGVEASEPIPIEDHDTKDNDDGMDGENLPPGSYEVLQLEEEEILAPHTHFCLICGKGFKRDANLRMHMRGHGDEYKSPAALAKPSKEASIEPQPLRRYSCPFVGCKRNKEHKKFQPLKTILCVKNHYKRSHCDKSYTCSRCRTKKFSIIADLKTHEKHCGRDKWICSCGTTFSRKDKLFGHVALFQGHAPAIPMDDAKVLVTSDKAQVSEASSGMPGNMGYNFSGNTSLDAQSPDIKGVDDGHGCFSPMTLDACNIWGLAEFPHSAYEVSESTFSFLATGSCSSIQRNGEN comes from the coding sequence ATGGTTCCCGAACGAAGAAGACCTCCGGAAGCATCATCAAAATCTTCCTGCTCAATGATGAGTGAGTCTCCGAGAAATCGGAAACCAGACCTGCCATTCGCCCCATTTGATTCCACAAATTTGTGGTGTGGTGATAGACATGGTCGATCCTTCCTGGAATTTTCTCCACCTTTGGTAACCCAGTCCAGTGGCTTGTTTGGTCCTGACCGAGagacaaaatccaaaaaacaacaTGAACCTTCTCCAGTAGATGATCCAGTCATGGATTGGAACCCTAGATTGATGCTGAGCAACCTGTCATTCCTTGAACAAAAGATCCACCAAGTTCAGGATATTGTTCGTTCCATAATTAGTCATGAAGATCAGTTCCTTGACCAAGCTAATGAGTTAGCAGCACAGCAGCAGCTTGTTACAGCTGATCTAACTTATATCATAATTCAATTGATCTCGACTGCTGGCACTCTTCTTCCTGACATCAAGAATGCTCTCCTGTCAACTAATCCTGCTGTTGGTCGGCCAGGCAGTAATCAGAAACAACATGAGATCTTGCCTGTGGAGGTAGCTAAAGCTTCTCAGTATGATTCGTTGATTAAAGATTTGAATAGTTGTGGTGGTAAAGAAGATGAGTTAATCAAATGTTCAAATAATTCTGGGGTTGAAGCATCTGAGCCCATTCCAATTGAAGACCATGACACAAAGGATAATGATGATGGTATGGATGGAGAGAACCTCCCACCTGGTTCTTATGAAGTTCTGcaattggaggaggaggagattttGGCTCCACATACTCACTTCTGTTTGATCTGTGGAAAGGGATTCAAGAGAGATGCAAACCTAAGAATGCACATGAGAGGTCATGGCGACGAGTATAAGAGTCCAGCTGCCCTTGCTAAGCCTAGCAAGGAAGCAAGCATAGAACCACAACCCCTCAGGAGATATTCTTGCCCCTTTGTGGGTTGCAAGCGGAATAAGGAACACAAGAAGTTCCAACCTCTCAAAACAATTCTGTGCGTGAAGAACCATTACAAGAGAAGCCACTGCGATAAGAGTTACACTTGCAGTAGGTGCAGAACCAAGAAATTTTCAATCATTGCTGACCTGAAAACTCATGAGAAGCACTGTGGGAGGGACAAGTGGATTTGCTCATGCGGGACAACTTTTTCGAGAAAGGATAAGTTGTTTGGTCATGTTGCTCTCTTCCAAGGCCATGCACCGGCCATTCCCATGGATGATGCTAAGGTTTTAGTAACATCAGATAAAGCACAGGTCAGTGAAGCATCAAGTGGAATGCCAGGGAATATGGGCTATAACTTCAGTGGGAACACCTCACTCGATGCCCAAAGTCCTGATATAAAAGGAGTTGATGATGGCCATGGTTGTTTCTCCCCCATGACCTTGGACGCATGTAACATTTGGGGGCTCGCCGAATTTCCGCACTCTGCATATGAAGTCTCTGAAAGCACATTCTCTTTCCTTGCTACTGGCTCTTGCAGTTCCATTCAAAGGAATGGAGAAAATTAA